The Methanothermobacter sp. CaT2 DNA window TCGCATGGATCATAGTAATCCTCCATACCATCACCCCCTTCTTGAGTGCATGTATGCCCCTATGGCTGCAGATATTGCTGCAACCTTCTTTGGTGGTAGAAATGTTGAGTGGAGGCGTTCGACCATCTCCTGGTCCTCTTTGACAATCTTCTGCATCTCAGTGTCTATACCCCGCCTGTATTCATCCACGAAGTGTGTGTGAAGTTCTCCCCTCTGGAATGCCTCATTTTTCATTATTGCCTTGTGGAAGGGGATTGTGGTTCTGACGCCCAGTATGATGTACTCACTGAGGGCACGTCGCATCCTGTTTATTGCCTCCTGACGGTTCATTCCCCATACTATGAGTTTGGATATCATGGAGTCATAGAATGGTGGTATCTCATAGTTCATGTAAACCCCGCTGTCAACCCTGACCCCTATTCCACCGGGGGACCTGTAACCTGTGATTTTACCGGGGTTCGGGGCGAAATCTGATAGGGGGTCCTCTGCATTTATCCGGCACTCAATTGCATGGCCCCTTATTGTTATGTCCTCCTGTCTGCATGAGAGTTCCTCTCCTGAGGCGACCCTTATCTGTTCCTTAACAAGGTCCACACCGGTGATCACCTCGGTTATCGGGTGCTCGACCTGTATCCTGGTGTTCATCTCAAGGAAGTAGAAGTCCCCGTTTGAATACAGGAACTCCACGGTACCTGCATTCTCATAACCTATATATTCGGCGGCCTTAACTGCGGCTGAACCCATTCTTTTCCTCAGTTCAGGTGTCATGATGGGTGATGGTGCCTCCTCCACCAGTTTCTGGTGTCGCCTCTGTATTGAGCACTCCCTGTCTGCAAGGTGGATAACGTTTCCATGTTCATCGGCCATTACCTGGAATTCAATGTGACGGGGCTTTTCAAGGTACTTCTCTATATAAACCGTTGGATCCCCGAATGCTGAGGCTGCCACAGACTGGGTGGATTCCATGGCCCTTATGAGTTCGTCCTCCTCGTAGACGGTCCTCATACCTATGCCACCGCCACCTGCCGACG harbors:
- a CDS encoding acetyl-CoA carboxylase biotin carboxylase subunit; amino-acid sequence: MFSKILVANRGEIAIRVMRACRELGIKSVAVYSEADKNALFTRYADEAYEIGKPSPSQSYLQIDRIIDVAEESGAEAIHPGYGFLAENPKLGEECEKHGIKLIGPKGSVIEAMGDKITSKKLMKKAGVPVIPGTDKGVSDPDEAAEIADSIGYPIIIKASAGGGGIGMRTVYEEDELIRAMESTQSVAASAFGDPTVYIEKYLEKPRHIEFQVMADEHGNVIHLADRECSIQRRHQKLVEEAPSPIMTPELRKRMGSAAVKAAEYIGYENAGTVEFLYSNGDFYFLEMNTRIQVEHPITEVITGVDLVKEQIRVASGEELSCRQEDITIRGHAIECRINAEDPLSDFAPNPGKITGYRSPGGIGVRVDSGVYMNYEIPPFYDSMISKLIVWGMNRQEAINRMRRALSEYIILGVRTTIPFHKAIMKNEAFQRGELHTHFVDEYRRGIDTEMQKIVKEDQEMVERLHSTFLPPKKVAAISAAIGAYMHSRRG